One window from the genome of Podospora pseudocomata strain CBS 415.72m chromosome 6, whole genome shotgun sequence encodes:
- the YPK2 gene encoding Serine/threonine-protein kinase (EggNog:ENOG503NU9W; COG:T) produces the protein MSWKLTKTPPQLPRPLSSTPGFGHDGPLLRRIFVSVLESANTSHPLELKETHLGPLTSTFSRSPSTSTITDKDSKSQGDISGAVTPTNENTIAASEALTQAPVVAPPKPGILVVTLHEGQGFSLPEQHRASFNNPAHGGNSLSTGNALNMSSSIRPSSSSRTSGFMGRPQTSGGFSGIPTNHGRISSKYMPYALIDFDKLQVFVNSVEGTPENPLWAGSNTQYKFDVSRSW, from the exons ATGTCGTGGAAACTCACCAAGA CACCACCGCAACTCCCGCGACCACTCAGTTCCACGCCTGGCTTCGGCCACGATGGGCCACTTCTGCGTCGCATCTTCGTCTCTGTTCTCGAGTCAGCTAACACAAGTCACCCCTTAGAGCTGAAGGAAACCCATCTGGGACCCCTCACAAGCACCTTCTCGAGGtcaccttcaacctccaccatcacAGACAAGGACAGCAAGAGCCAAGGGGACATCTCTGGTGCTGTCACACCCACAAATGAGAACACCATCG CGGCCTCGGAAGCCCTTACGCAAGCTCCCGTCGTTGCCCCTCCCAAGCCCGGTATTCTTGTCGTTACCCTTCACGAAGGTCAAGGGTTCTCTCTCCCCGAACAGCACCGCGCTtccttcaacaacccagcaCATGGCGGCAACTCGCTGTCGACCGGGAATGCTCTCAACATGTCGAGTTCGATCCGcccctcgtcttcctcgaggACCTCGGGTTTCATGGGCAGGCCCCAGACCTCGGGCGGTTTCTCCggcatccccaccaaccacggTCGTATCTCGTCCAAGTACATGCCCTATGCCCTGATCGATTTCGACAAGTTGCAAGTGTTTGTCAACTCGGTCGAAGGAACACCCGAGAACCCTCTCTGGGCCGGCTCCAACACCCAATACAAGTTCGATGTTTCCAGA AGTTGGTGA
- a CDS encoding hypothetical protein (EggNog:ENOG503P8UI) yields the protein MSPPKASTTIPLPLRLVLLLLEPLGALNGAYLTLFTPSSYHSAIARPHPPSWSPPFSPQNQYLYTQLAGAWLVFAFNESVILWLYDDLKLWKLMCWGMLISDLVYHISAVQAVGGWERFLGLGGWNLFDWAVAVSAAGPAVVRVWICLFAGEKGGREKGKGE from the coding sequence ATGTCCCCACCCAaagcatcaacaaccatccccctccccctccgcctcgtcctcctcctcctggaaCCCCTCGGCGCCCTAAACGGCGCCTACCTaaccctcttcaccccctcctcctaccACAGCGCCATCGcccgcccccatcccccctcatgGTCCccgcccttctccccccagAATCAATACCTCTACACTCAGTTGGCAGGCGCATGGCTGGTGTTTGCCTTCAACGAATCAGTCATTCTATGGCTCTACGATGATCTGAAGTTGTGGAAGCTCATGTGCTGGGGGATGTTAATCAGTGATCTTGTCTATCACATCTCTGCCGTGCAGGCTGTCGGGGGATGGGAGaggtttttggggttggggggttggaatCTGTTTGATTgggctgttgctgtttctgctgctgggccggcggtggtgagggtttggatttgtttgtttgcgggtgagaagggagggagagagaaggggaagggggagtaA
- a CDS encoding hypothetical protein (EggNog:ENOG503P14D; COG:Q), whose product MPHHFIFGHMIESGKAFKDVPMEINRLTLTSLFLRQHSDIIKDGIIVMDVWPMIDPILYVMDPEIVSQFSNQQVLAKTLPKSNQLKDMFRPMFQGKDLLTMDGPEWKRWRAIYNPGFSARNVATMAPEFIEEIDIFKRHLRKVAKSGKVVKMQQLAINLTIDVIGRAVLGNNFKCQAEGNPLEKAIADQVKWLIPNRTPDALVKLLNPFRLYDLWRLERIIRNVLAPAVRENLSNETSTTLHKTILSLAVKAYLAENSDSNPKFDLEAFLNRTIPHLKIFIFAGHDTTATSLCFAYYLLSQNPQCLAKLRSEHDAILGPDPSQAAAKIAANPQLLNSLVYTTAVIKETLRIFPPALTVRQGRPDVTLHNHKTGKTYPTDGFLVIGATFATHKLEEYFPRNEEFLPERFLAKEGEELYVGKNAFRPFELGPRACIGQELAMMELRMILGLTVREFDFEVDESVFMDGGKRLWGQRVYMVGGLAGHPKGGMPMRVKVRGR is encoded by the exons ATGCCTCATCACTTCATCTTTGGCCACATGATTGAAAGCGGCAAAGCCTTCAAAGACGTCCCAATGGAGATCAACCGCCTAACACTCACGTCGCTATTTCTGCGCCAACACTCAGATATTATAAAAGATGGCATTATCGTGATGGATGTCTGGCCGATGATCGATCCCATTCTCTATGTTATGGATCCCGAGATAGTGTCTCAGTTTTCCAATCAGCAGGTGTTGGCAAAGACTCTCCCCAAATCGAATCAGCTGAAAGATATGTTCAGACCCATGTTCCAGGGCAAGGACTTGTTGACGATGGATGGGCCTGAGTGGAAAAGATGGCGGGCGATTTACAACCCCGGTTTCTCTGCCAGAAATGTTGCGACGATGGCTCCGGAGTTCATTGAGGAGATCGATATTTTCAAGAGGCATCTGAGGAAGGTTGCCAAGTCGGGGAAGGTCGTCAAGATGCAGCAGTTGGCTATAAATTTGACGATTGATGTCATTGGTCGTGCTGTCTT GGGCAACAACTTCAAGTGCCAAGCAGAAGGCAACCCTCTGGAAAAAGCAATCGCCGACCAGGTCAAATGGCTCATCCCCAACCGAACCCCCGAcgccctcgtcaaactcCTGAATCCCTTCCGTCTCTACGACCTCTGGCGACTAGAGCGCATCATCCGTAACGTCCTCGCCCCAGCCGTAAGAGAGAATCTCTCCAACgaaacctccaccaccctccacaagaccatcctctccctcgccgtcaaAGCCTACCTGGCCGAGAACTCCGACTCCAACCCCAAGTTCGACCTCGAAGCCTTCCTCAACCGcaccatcccccacctcaaaATATTCATCTTCGCCGGCcacgacaccaccgccaccagccTCTGTTTCGCTTACTACCTCTTGTCCCAGAACCCCCAATGTCTGGCTAAACTCCGCTCTGAACACGACGCCATCCTCGGTCCTGACCCCtctcaagcagcagctaaaatcgccgccaacccccaactCTTGAACTCCTTGGTTTATACAACAGCCGTAATCAAAGAAACCCTCCGCATCTTCCCTCCCGCCCTGACTGTCCGTCAAGGCCGCCCAGACGTAAccctccacaaccacaaAACAGGCAAGACCTACCCCACCGACGggttcctcgtcatcggcgCGACATTTGCCACCCACAAATTGGAGGAGTATTTCCCCCGCAACGAAGAATTCCTCCCAGAGAGGTTCCTCGcaaaagaaggggaggagttATATGTAGGCAAGAACGCCTTCCGGCCGTTTGAGCTGGGACCGAGGGCGTGTATAGGGCAGGAGCTGGCGATGATGGAGTTGAGGATGATACTGGGGCTGACGGTAAGGGAGTTTGATTTTGAGGTGGACGAGAGCGTGTTtatggatggggggaagaggttgtgGGGACAGAGGGTTTATatggttggggggttggcgggaCATCCGAAGGGGGGGATGCCGATGAGGGTTAaagtgagggggaggtga
- a CDS encoding hypothetical protein (EggNog:ENOG503PE3K), with protein sequence MRVSTLSLGALAVGLGAATEWPDCHEDNCYRNLIDANYAAEASAFCPGFIAGTTTAATAIPTNFYNCDGSVQSVSSVCSCIVYTMTHTSATATAEPTTEPSVEPTTTTIETYTISETWTSEEPTSTSTDEDDYCEDDETTTTEPTATPTDEPTVTPTDEPTVTPTESEEPTATPTDSEEPTVTPTDEPTVTSTETEAPTTTDDDYCEDDETTTTEPTVTPTDEPTVTPTDTEEPTATPTDTEEPTVTPTDTEEPTATPTSGPTTTDDDYCEDDETTTEPSATPTDEPTVTPTDEPTVTPTDEPTEEPTVTPTETEEPTATPTAEPTEEPTEEPTATRTDEPTEEPTEEPTATPTDEPTEEPSVTDTPTITTTKDEDSTGTTTTEEWTTSTITTTTVKTITQCPSTVPACPTGGVVIVTTETIVTTTVCPVTDVPAVPTTTEGGEVTPPIVTDGPEVTGGPGPEVPPTSTDEEEPPVVTDGPEVTGGPDPEVPPTTTEEPEEEPPVVTDGPEVTGGPGPEVPPTTTEEEEPIVTGGPGGEEPPVVTDGPDVTGGPDVEPPVVVVPTSFGTVTVPAVTDLPSTTNTPVTAGAGRAVGPVEGLLAAVAGLAAVLL encoded by the exons ATGCGCGTTTCTACTTTGTCTCTGGGCGCCCTGGCCGTGGGTCTGGGTGCCGCCACCGAATGGCCCGACTGT CATGAGGACAACTGCTACCGCAACCTCATCGACGCCAACTACGCGGCCGAGGCTTCGGCCTTCTGCCCCGGCTTCATTgccggcaccaccacagcGGCCACCGCCATCCCAACTAATTTCTACAATTGCGATGGCAGTGTCCAGTCTGTGAGCTCGGTCTGCTCGTGCATTGTGTACACCATGACGCACACCTCGGCTACCGCTACCGCTGAGCCCACAACCGAGCCAAGTGTCGAGcccactaccaccaccatcgagaCATACACCATCTCGGAGACCTGGACCAGCGAGGAGCCAACAAGCACTTCGaccgatgaggatgattactgtgaggatgacgagacTACTACCACGGAGCCCACTGCTACTCCTACCGACGAGCCCACTGTCACTCCTACCGACGAGCCCACTGTCACTCCCACTGAATCTGAGGAGCCTACCGCCACTCCCACCGACTCTGAGGAGCCAACTGTCACTCCCACTGATGAGCCAACTGTTACCTCGACCGAGACTGAGGCGCCTACCACGACGGATGATGACTACTGCGAGGACGACGAGACGACCACCACTGAGCCCACCGTCACTCCTACCGATGAGCCTACTGTGACTCCTACGGACACGGAGGAGCCAACTGCCACTCCCACTGACACTGAGGAACCAACCGTCACTCCTACCGACACTGAGGAGCCCACAGCCACTCCCACCAGTggacctaccaccaccgatgACGACTACTgcgaggatgacgagacTACTACCGAGCCCTCCGCTACTCCTACGGATGAGCCGACTGTGACCCCAACTGATGAGCCTACCGTTACTCCTACTGACGAGCCAACCGAGGAGCCTACTGTTACTCCCACCGAAACCGAGGAGCCCACTGCCACTCCTACTGCCGAGCCTACCGAGGAACCCACTGAGGAGCCTACTGCCACTCGTACCGATGAGCCCACCGAGGAGCCCACCGAGGAGCCAACTGCTACTCCCACCGATGAGCCTACCGAGGAACCCAGCGTGACCGATACCCCCaccattaccaccaccaaagacgaggacagcaccggcaccaccaccaccgaggagtggaccaccagcaccatcaccaccaccacggtcAAGACCATCACCCAGTGCCCCTCGACTGTTCCCGCCTGCCCCACCGGCGGCGTCGTCATTgtcaccaccgagaccatcgtcaccaccaccgtctgcCCCGTGACTGACGTTCCTGccgtccccaccaccaccgagggcggcgaggtcACTCCCCCCATCGTCACCGACGGTCCTGAGGTCACTGGCGGCCCCGGCCCCGAGGTTCCCCCTACCAGcactgatgaggaggagccccCTGTTGTCACTGACGGCCCTGAGGTTACTGGTGGTCCCGATCCCGAAGTTCCtcctaccaccaccgaggagcCTGAGGAGGAGCCTCCCGTCGTCACCGATGGTCCCGAGGTTACCGGCGGCCCCGGTCCAGAGGTTccccctaccaccaccgaagaggaggagcccaTCGTCACTGGCGGTCCTGGCGGCGAGGAGCCCCCCGTCGTTACTGACGGCCCTGATGTCACCGGCGGTCCCGATGTTGAGCCccccgtcgtcgttgttCCCACCTCTTTCGGCACAGTCACCGTTCCCGCTGTGACTGACCTcccttccacaaccaacacTCCAGTGACAGCCGGTGCTGGCCGTGCTGTTGGCCCTGTTGAGGGTCTGCTCGCTGCGGTGGCTGGTTTGGCTGCTGTTCTTCTTTAA